Proteins encoded by one window of Sphingosinicella sp. BN140058:
- a CDS encoding HIRAN domain-containing protein, which yields MAQRDLSLIIVGVAYPNRDGGNRQFEVAMCTPGEPVTLVPEPTNKADPAAVAVYSCRGVQIGYLSAERCVWIGGKLRQGQEMKAIFQEGSSRRAVIRLNLDGHDPALPLVRSGAAMPAADVSTMASDPDSGF from the coding sequence ATGGCTCAACGGGATCTCAGCCTCATCATCGTCGGCGTCGCCTACCCGAACCGGGACGGCGGCAACCGCCAGTTCGAGGTGGCGATGTGCACGCCCGGCGAGCCGGTGACGCTGGTGCCGGAGCCTACCAACAAGGCCGATCCGGCAGCAGTTGCCGTCTATAGCTGTCGTGGGGTCCAGATCGGCTACCTCAGCGCAGAGCGCTGCGTCTGGATCGGGGGCAAGTTGCGCCAGGGCCAGGAGATGAAGGCGATCTTCCAGGAAGGATCGAGCAGAAGGGCGGTCATCCGGCTGAACCTGGATGGGCACGATCCAGCGCTGCCGCTGGTAAGGTCCGGCGCGGCAATGCCGGCTGCGGATGTCTCGACGATGGCGTCCGATCCGGACAGCGGCTTCTGA
- a CDS encoding DUF3616 domain-containing protein, with product MSLWPEPHQPAAQVTLRFGDVADEVIENLSAGTRLDDTLFVAADEQAQIERLTRSQQDWSAHQRFSIERLLPVAFPDEEADIEGLAADHGWLWVVGSHARTRPKPEKAPDSCIDLAALADLKDTRPRALLGRIPLIEQDGRWTPVARDGTRRAGILKQGRHGNAVAKAFRRDPLLRPFTRIPAKEGGIDVEGIAVCGDRVVLGMRGPVIATHAVLIEFTIRGRKSGMLQLADAPVRRLLALEGLGIRDLKRCGDDLLILAGPTTGLSGPCALYRWRNWVNDPPHDPDRVRLHRPERICELPFGRGADHPEGLALWDDDGDGARQILVICDSPAAARVTGKALLADVFRLPF from the coding sequence GCCGGAACGCGGCTCGACGACACCTTGTTCGTGGCCGCCGACGAGCAGGCGCAAATCGAACGGCTGACGCGATCGCAGCAGGACTGGAGCGCGCATCAACGCTTCTCCATCGAGCGGCTGCTGCCCGTCGCCTTTCCGGATGAAGAGGCCGACATCGAAGGTCTCGCCGCCGACCATGGCTGGCTGTGGGTGGTCGGAAGCCATGCCCGCACCCGGCCGAAGCCCGAGAAGGCACCCGATTCGTGCATCGATCTGGCAGCGCTTGCCGATCTCAAGGATACGCGGCCGCGTGCCTTGCTCGGGCGCATCCCCCTCATCGAGCAGGACGGGCGATGGACCCCGGTGGCCCGCGACGGCACCCGGCGTGCCGGCATCCTCAAGCAGGGCAGACATGGCAATGCCGTCGCCAAGGCGTTCCGTCGCGATCCTTTGCTGAGGCCGTTCACGCGCATCCCCGCCAAGGAGGGCGGCATCGATGTCGAAGGGATTGCGGTCTGCGGAGATCGAGTCGTGCTCGGCATGCGTGGGCCGGTGATTGCGACTCATGCGGTGCTGATCGAATTCACGATCCGCGGCCGAAAGTCGGGAATGCTGCAATTGGCCGACGCCCCGGTCCGGCGGCTGCTTGCGCTCGAAGGTCTTGGGATCCGCGATCTGAAACGCTGCGGCGACGATCTGCTGATCCTCGCGGGCCCAACCACCGGCCTCAGCGGTCCGTGCGCGCTCTACCGGTGGCGTAACTGGGTCAACGATCCGCCTCACGATCCGGACCGGGTTCGCCTCCATCGCCCTGAGCGGATCTGCGAGCTTCCGTTCGGCCGCGGAGCGGATCATCCGGAGGGGCTCGCCTTATGGGATGATGACGGAGACGGCGCGCGCCAGATCCTGGTCATCTGCGACAGCCCCGCCGCGGCGCGGGTCACCGGCAAGGCGCTCCTCGCCGATGTCTTTCGCCTGCCCTTTTGA